One stretch of Xiphophorus maculatus strain JP 163 A chromosome 19, X_maculatus-5.0-male, whole genome shotgun sequence DNA includes these proteins:
- the LOC102232703 gene encoding claudin-11-like, whose translation MANSCLQLCGFLLSSLGWLGIVIATSTNDWVTMCKYGVTTCKKLDELQSKGPWEECVISTALYHCVSYTQILELPAYIQTTRALMILGSILGLPAVILLLMSMPCISIGNDAQSAKNKRAILGGVLMVVVALCALVPTIWFPIGANQELGLMSFGFSLYAGWVGTVFCLLGGVMLMCSSDSSTSSPRSYQDNNHYYYSKHGGGNLPAASSNHHAKSAHV comes from the exons ATGGCAAACTCTTGCCTCCAACTGTGCGGCTTTCTCCTGAGCAGCCTGGGCTGGCTCGGGATTGTGATCGCCACGTCCACGAATGACTGGGTGACGATGTGTAAGTACGGCGTGACCACCTGTAAGAAGCTGGATGAGCTGCAGTCCAAGGGACCCTGGGAGGAGTGTGTCATCTCCACAGCACTCTACCACTGTGTCTCCTATACACAGATCCTGGAGCTGCCAG CCTACATCCAGACCACTCGAGCCCTAATGATCCTAGGGTCTATCCTGGGTCTCCCTGCGGTGATTCTCCTTCTCATGTCTATGCCCTGCATCAGCATTGGAAATGACGCGCAGAGCGCCAAGAACAAACGGGCCATCCTGGGAGGCGTGCTGATGGTTGTTGTTG CATTGTGCGCTTTGGTGCCAACCATCTGGTTTCCGATCGGTGCCAACCAAGAGCTCGGCCTCATGTCTTTCGGCTTCTCCCTCTACGCCGGATGGGTGGGCACCGTTTTCTGCCTGCTGGGTGGAGTGATGCTCATGTGCTCGTCGgactcctccacctcctctccaCGCAGCTACCAGGACAACAACCACTATTACTACTCCAAACACGGAGGTGGCAACCTGCCAGCAGCCTCCTCCAACCATCATGCCAAAAGTGCCCACGTCTAA